The following proteins are encoded in a genomic region of Drosophila willistoni isolate 14030-0811.24 chromosome 3R, UCI_dwil_1.1, whole genome shotgun sequence:
- the LOC6649395 gene encoding uncharacterized protein LOC6649395, with translation MSQNERNIDLDLNLEILTAATAAEFVNGIFDYLLYQRRQIPFVYKTYKYFIEKWSEEQDETQKSFAHHQLKLHRSKATATKESISAIRELIRQAFRISVVKKCRFLFGNSIFMPTESYTLHIPHSTIIRKQQFDLTESRINQSLISLMACDELCAIFGSEMSTTNMFLELELQTDVAVPANGMGIFPKDVLSQLPRSCKNVHLHLLYDHGHQPAPELAIYQDLELMRLEQSTSQVEDSEVTDKSKEEQEFSWWQAEAIVRGFKTPNHKSFDLWSS, from the coding sequence ATGTCCCAAAATGAGAGAAACATTGATCTGGATCTCAATCTGGAAATCCTTACAGCTGCCACAGCGGCGGAGTTTGTGAATGGAATATTCGACTATTTGCTGTATCAGAGAAGGCAGATTCCATTTGTCTACAAaacttataaatattttatagaaAAATGGAGCGAGGAACAGGACGAGACACAGAAATCCTTTGCCCATCATCAGTTGAAGCTGCATCGTTCCAAGGCCACGGCCACCAAGGAATCCATCAGTGCCATAAGAGAGCTAATACGGCAAGCCTTCAGGATCAGCGTAGTCAAAAAATgtcgttttttgtttgggaATTCGATCTTTATGCCAACGGAGTCTTATACTTTACATATCCCACATAGCACCATAATCCGGAAGCAGCAATTTGACCTGACTGAGAGCCGTATCAACCAATCTCTAATCTCTCTAATGGCATGTGATGAACTCTGTGCAATCTTTGGCAGCGAGATGAGCACCACCAATATGTTCCTTGAACTAGAGCTGCAGACGGACGTGGCTGTTCCCGCAAATGGGATGGGAATCTTTCCCAAGGATGTGTTAAGTCAATTGCCAAGAAGCTGTAAAAATGTGCACTTACATCTCTTGTACGACCATGGACACCAACCTGCCCCCGAATTGGCCATTTACCAGGATCTGGAGCTTATGCGGTTAGAGCAATCAACTAGTCAAGTGGAAGACTCAGAGGTGACAGACAAAAGCAAAGAGGAGCAAGAGTTCTCTTGGTGGCAAGCAGAGGCCATCGTACGTGGCTTCAAGACGCCTAATCATAAGTCCTTTGATCTTTGGTCTAGTTAA
- the LOC6649396 gene encoding 40S ribosomal protein S19a codes for MPGINVKDVDQAVVTNAVAAYLKKKGKLCVPDQMEYIKTAKFKEIAPENPDWFYIRCASIMRHLYHRSPVGVAALTKVYGGRKRNGVQPSKYCRASDGCIRKALQALEKIRLVERHPDGGRKLSAIGQRDMDRIAYQIVTKQREQEHAADTLIISD; via the exons ATGCCCGGAATTAATGTCAAGGATGTTGATCAGGCAGTTGTCACCAATGCGGTGGCTGCTTATCTAAAGAAAAAGGGAAAGCTCTGTGTGCCCGACCAAATGGAGTACATCAAGACGGCCAAGTTTAAGGAGATTGCGCCTGAGAATCCGGATTGGTTCTACATTCGTTGCGCCTCGATAATGCGTCATCTTTACCATCGCAGTCCAGTCGGAGTGGCAGCTTTAACAAAAGTGTACGGCGGGCGCAAGCGCAACGGAGTGCAGCCCTCGAAATATTGTCGTGCCTCCGATGGATGCATTCGCAAG GCTTTGCAAGCTTTGGAGAAGATACGCTTGGTTGAGCGTCATCCCGATGGCGGACGCAAACTGTCGGCCATAGGACAGCGTGACATGGATCGAATTGCCTATCAGATTGTTACCAAGCAGCGTGAACAGGAGCACGCAGCTGACACCCTAATTATATCCGATTAA
- the LOC6649397 gene encoding lateral signaling target protein 2 homolog codes for MDTFRKWLNKPKADDKSLLARFYHADRSLTAVASELDSFDGRAEPDRCSRLVSRLRQNQDKVLAITNLIMEELLGEDRDPRAFRAKFPEEVLQENLAGQLWFGAECLAAGSSILNRETESKEMRPLAQAVTKSLGNVRVLLRDQCLRNNVPNSKTLHLDFNDCTTEQLYESLKIFDRLFAEFELSYVSAMVQVKSRHEYEMQQWIGVLFSETLQRALKMGLLDQEMVDAFDPGLMFSIPRLAIVAGLVVYNKGPLNMDMPGDQLSEMFRPFRTILIKIRDLLRNLNQQELYQLEKLLCTNEDINTKAPLGSSSIEAPSQQDYSTANTHRTLERLTVDQRNNNNNINNNSSSSSNSNSGAPSVQEDANHRSPSMLSLSTASPTPSHSIGSTFSAATSSTNPPVNWSDGDDADDDDDGDDDDEDDDDDVDDDLVGNDDSDDDDDDTTDEHLLDDIVAADCASGYLIPNTNLGNLLQPQQVTLTDNFVASDDDDGYGQVAAGAGNDEEPSTSAATRHMQRLHLPSSDSYGDADGSHNNTTTIKSPDSDGQQQHQQHTSSRQRHSHHHHRHHHHHHRHSSHSSHSHHHQHQQHHSQPHPHRTTRSGRKRCSLESPTDVDVTVVQPEPEPELVSASADNSTASSLSDDISLAMRNTTARLKFKSTENLLHRLFVCIAGVADQLQTNFASDLRQILRSVFLMNVSSSQEEIDDIPEKTKESELFEFRASENDVIQESAGSNQSIYSAEEVNPELDNVFSASGARHSAGASMQRNHTTIDNNNSTSSSPPDATITTTTTTTTTRSHVTRSRSLGDQEVVASAAAAAAAAVNEEREMQRQRNNSVGSNTPSSASSSATSSSSEQNSPVSMRSGTGRRRHQSNNETQMPTTATTTTTTGTGTLAPPAWIPDGKAPRCMSCQTPFTAFRRRHHCRNCGGVFCGVCSNASAPLPKYGLTKAVRVCRDCYAREIRSSGGGGGGVVQMQRQQAANRPQTASAS; via the exons GCTGATGACAAATCTTTGCTGGCTCGCTTCTATCATGCAGATCGCTCACTTACAGCGGTGGCCAGTGAACTGGACAGTTTCGATGGACGCGCCGAGCCGGATCGATGTTCCCGTTTGGTCAGCAGATTGCGACAAAATCAG GACAAAGTGCTGGCCataacaaatttaataatgGAAGAACTTCTCGGCGAAGATCGTGATCCGCGTGCATTTCGTGCAAAATTTCCCGAAGAAGTGCTGCAGGAGAATCTGGCCGGTCAATTGTGGTTTGGAGCAGAGTGCCTGGCAGCCGGCTCTTCAATTTTGAATCGTGAGACGGAGAGCAAAGAGATGCGTCCCCTGGCCCAGGCGGTGACCAAAAGTCTGGGCAATGTGCGTGTCCTGTTGCGTGATCAGTGCCTGCGGAACAATGTGCCGAACAGCAAGACATTGCATTTGGATTTCAATGACTGCACGACGGAACAGCTCTACGAGAGTCTCAAGATCTTCGATCGCCTGTTTGCCGAATTCGAGTTGAGCTATGTGAGCGCTATGGTGCAGGTGAAATCGCGTCATGAGTACGAAATGCAACAATGGATCGGTGTGCTGTTCTCGGAAACATTGCAACGGGCCTTGAAGATGGGCCTGCTCGATCAGGAGATGGTCGATGCCTTTGACCCGGGCCTAATGTTCTCTATTCCACGTCTGGCGATTGTAGCTGGTTTGGTGGTCTATAACAAAGGACCACTCAACATGGACATGCCGGGGGATCAGTTGTCGGAAATGTTTCGACCATTTCGCACCATTCTCATCAAGATTCGTGATTTGTTACGCAATCTAAATCAGCAAGAGCTCTATCAACTGGAGAAATTGCTATGCACCAATGAGGATATTAACACAAAG GCTCCCCTCGGTTCGAGTAGTATTGAAGCGCCCAGTCAACAAGACTATAGCacagcaaacacacacaggaCTTTGGAGCGATTGACGGTGGATCAGcgcaacaataataataatattaataacaatagtagtagcagtagcaacagcaacagcggTGCTCCTTCTGTACAGGAGGATGCTAATCACCGTTCTCCGTCCATGTTGTCACTGTCCACCGCTTCGCCAACACCCTCACACTCCATTGGCTCGACTTTTTCGGCGGCAACAAGTTCCACAAATCCACCAGTCAATTGGAGTGACGGAGATGATGcagacgacgatgatgatggtgatgatgatgatgaggacgacgacgacgacgtcgatgaTGATCTGGTGGGTAATGATGAtagcgatgatgatgatgatgatacaACGGATGAACATTTACTGGATGATATTGTGGCAGCCGATTGTGCCTCTGGCTATCTTATACCGAATACGAATCTGGGCAATTTGTTACAACCTCAACAAGTTACGCTCACCGATAATTTTGTGGCCAGcgacgatgatgatggttATGGACAGGTAGCAGCAGGAGCAGGGAATGATGAGGAGCCCAGCACAAGTGCTGCCACCCGGCATATGCAACGTTTGCATCTGCCAAGCAGTGATAGTTACGGCGATGCCGATGGCAGCCACAACAATACAACGACAATCAAATCTCCTGATTCTGATgggcaacagcagcatcagcagcataCCAGCAGTCGGCAGCGTCATAGTCATCACCACCaccgtcatcatcatcatcaccatcgtCATAGTAGTCATAGTAGTCATAGCCATCACCaccagcatcagcagcatcatAGCCAACCACATCCACATCGCACCACTCGCAGTGGCCGCAAACGTTGCAGCCTGGAGTCGCCCACGGATGTGGATGTCACTGTTGTGCAaccagagccagagccagagctGGTCAGTGCCAGTGCTGACAATAGCACAGCCTCCTCGCTATCCGATGACATCTCCTTGGCCATGCGTAATACAACGGCACGCCTCAAATTCAA GAGCACTGAGAATCTGCTGCATCGCCTGTTTGTTTGCATTGCCGGCGTAGCTGATCAATTGCAAACGAATTTCGCCTCAGATTTACGCCAAATATTGCGAAGTGTGTTCCTCATGAATGTGTCCTCGTCTCAGGAGGAGATTGATGACATACCCGAAAAGACAAAGGAGTCGGAACTGTTTGAGTTTCGTGCCTCCGAGAATGATGTGATACAAGAGAGCGCTGGCTCTAACCAAAGCATTTACTCAGCCGAGGAAGTAAATCCCGAGCTGGACAATGTGTTCAGCGCCAGTGGAGCTCGTCATTCTGCTGGCGCCAGTATGCAACGCAATCACACAACaatcgacaacaacaatagcaccTCAAGTAGTCCGCCAGatgcaacaataacaacaacaacaacaaccacgaCAACTCGTAGTCATGTGACACGAAGCCGTAGTCTGGGCGATCAGGAGGTTGTTGCCTCCGCTGCGgcagccgctgctgctgcagtaAACGAAGAACGTGAGATGCAGCGTCAACGTAATAATTCCGTGGGTAGCAATACACCATCTAGTGCCTCCTCATCCGCAACAAGCTCAAGCTCGGAGCAGAATTCGCCTGTCAGTATGCGCAGTGGCACTGGACGTCGTCGGCATCAGAGCAACAATGAAACACAAATGCCcacgacggcgacgacgacgacaacaacaggAACGGGGACACTGGCGCCTCCTGCTTGGATACCCGATGGCAAGGCTCCACGTTGCATGTCCTGCCAGACGCCATTCACTGCCTTCCGTCGACGTCATCACTGTCGCAATTGCGGTGGGGTTTTCTGTGGTGTCTGCTCCAATGCATCTGCTCCGCTACCCAAATATGGTCTAACCAAGGCGGTGCGTGTCTGTCGTGATTGTTATGCGCGTGAAATTCGCTCCAGcgggggaggaggaggaggtgtaGTCCAAATGCAGAGACAACAGGCCGCCAATAGGCCGCAAACTGCAAGCGCCTCTTAG